ATTCGTGCCGTTTCTGTCCGAACAGCGATCTGCCGATTCTACCTAACACACGAACCTGGAGCACCGGTAAGAAGAAACATCTCCCTACCAACGCCCCAGGTTCGTGTGCGGCAGGTCGCAACTCTACCCCGCAACCTCGACCGCTGTCTCTTCCGCTGCAACAGGCGTGATAGCCCTTGACGCTGGCTCCACTGAATTGATTGCGTCGAGCGGCGACTTGTCCGCTCGTGCGGGTTTCAACAACCCCGCAAGCAACAGTGAAATGGCCGCTGTACCCGCCGCGACCCAACCAACATCCGGATACCCGATCGCGACTCCGGGCTTGATCGTCACGAGCGCCCCCGCGATGAGCGGCGCCAGCCCCGTTGCCGCGTGCTGCACGGACGTATTCACGCTCATGAACGCACCGCGGTTCTTCGGCTTGGCAACTCCCAGAAGCAGCGCCTGAACCGGCACCATGCGCCCGGCCGCGGCTACCATGAACCCGCTCATCACGATCACCGCCACCCAGAGCGGGCCTGGCGGTAAGTTTGTCACCACAATCGCCATCACCAACGCCGCGCTCCCCAGAACGCGGAACAAGCCGAGGCGCGGGAGCCGGTCCGCGAGGCGGCCAACAACAGTCATACCAATGAGCGTGCAAACGCCCGCCACGAAGTAAATTTGCGAGAGTTGCCCTTCGGTCCAGTCGTTAACTGCCGTCAAATACGGTCCGATGAACGACGCGACCGTGAACGTGCCGAGCACCAAGAAAAACGAGAACGCAAACGCACCGAGGTACCCCCGGTTGCTCACGACTTCCGCGAACTCGGCCCAGCGGTTCGGGCGCTCGGCAGTTAAGTGCCCGCGAATTGGCGGCAGTTTCGCCCACGCCAGTACCCACACAAGGACACTCAGCCCCGCCAACGCAACAAAAGGCGCCCCGCGGCCGAACCACTCCGCGAGCATGAGCCCGGCCGGAAGCCCCGCGATCGATGCGACCGCGAACGATGAAATCACCGCCCCACTCGCGCGTCCGCGCTTCTCCGGCGGGAACACGTCGCCGATCACGGCCATCAGCGCGACCGCGGCCGTCCCACCGAACGCGCCCGCGAGCGTGCGCGAGACCAGCAGCAACTCGTACCCCGCGGCGAACCCGCAGAATAGCGTGCTCAGAGTGAACCCGGCGTACATCGTGAGCAGAACGGATTTACGGTCGAACCGGTCCATCACGAAACTCGCGAGCAAACTCGCAATCCCGGCGGCCCATGCGTAGGCCGAGACAATGTGTGCGAACTGCCCTTCCGTGAGAGACAGTTCTCGCATCAACCGGCCGCCGAGCGGCATGATGATGACGAAGTCCACCATGTGCGTGAACTGGATCGCGACCAGAACGAGAATCAATCCCCATTCGGCCCGCGTGATTTTCGCGGCCGGTAGGGGTTGCGAGCCGGGTTCTATCGGTACGGCCATCAAGCTTCTCCAAGTGGCAGGCGGTACACACGAATACCAGAAACGGGAGAACGAATTACAGGGACGTTTTGTGCCCCCTACAGGCTCGCGCGATAATCACTTCACACACGAATTTGGCGACACCAACACGAAAAGAGCCCTTGTTTTTCGCTGACCGAACCGCGAATGGCAGCGAACGATAGGTTTAGCTCTCACGAATGTGCGAATAGACCGTCGGACTGGAAACTTCCGTTTCGGTGCATTGATGTCCCGGGCGCGCGAATTTGGAGTTTTTCGTGTTGGGTTCGGGAACTCCGAGAGCGACCCCGCGTCAGAAGGTAAGAAGCGGCTCGCGGCACCCGTCGATCACTCCTAACTGCTTGAACGGGCCGAACTTTCAGGATACACTCGTTCTTCACACCCGCCGGAGCCAAGCCACCGGCACAATTCGGAGTCGATTCATGTTCGGGACTACCGATCGTCGGCACTTCATGGCACATGCGGCGGCCGGTGCCGCCGTCGCCGTTCCCGGCCTCTCGTTCCTTGCCAACCTCAAGGCCCGCGCTCCGGAACTCAAAAAGAAGCAAAAGAGCCTCATCGTCCTGTGGATGGGCGGCGGCCCTTCGACGATCGACCTGTGGGACATGAAGCCGGGTAGCCCGAACGGGGGCGAGCACAAGCCCAAGCCCACTGCGGCCAGCGGCATCGAAATCACCGAACACATGCCGAAGGTGGCCGAGCAGTTCAAGAACCTGTCCATCATCCGCTCACTGAACTCGCTGGAAGGCGACCACGCACGCGGCACGTTCATCATGAACACGGGCAAGCAGCGCAGCCCGATCCTCGACTACCCCTCGATCGGTTCAGTCCTCTCGTTCCAACAGAACCTCGATCCGGAAGCCGCCAAGAACGCGGATATCCCGGCCTTCATCTCCGTGGGCGGCTCCCAAGTCGGGTCCGGCTTCCTCGGTATGAAGTACGCTCCGTTCACGGTGCAGAACCCGGGCCAGCCGCCGGAAAACGTCTCTTCTGCCGTGGCCGACGACCGCACCGTTCGCCGCGCCGCAATCTTCGAGCGGCTCGAAGGCGGGCTCGTCCAACACTCCGACAAGAAGCCGGTGATGGACGCGGCCCAGGCCCACAAAGAAGTTTACGAAAAGGCCCTCAGCCTCGTCGTCTCGACCCGTAAGGAAGTGTTCAACCTCGAAAAGGAAATCGACGGCAAGACGATCGACACGAAGCTGAAGGAAGAGTACGGTGCGGCCGGCACGGGCGCCAACAACTTCGGCCGCGGGTGCCTCCTGGCCCGTAAGTTGGTCGAGGCGGGCGTCGCCTGCGTCGAGGTGAGCCTCGGCGGTTGGGACATGCACAACGGCATCTTCAACGCCCTCGCGACCCGCACGCTCCCGACACTCGACAAGGGCATGGGCACCCTGATGAAAGACCTGGCCCAGCGCGGCCGCCTGAAAGACACTGTGGTAGTGTGGATGGGCGACTTCGGGCGCACTCCGCGCATCAACCAGAACGGCGGGCGCGATCACTACCCGCGTGCGTGGAGCGTGGTCGTCGGTGGCGGTAACATCAAGGGCGGCGTCGTCTACGGTGCGACCGACAAGGACGGCACCGCGGCCACCGACAACCCGACGAACATCACGGACGTCTACGGCACGATTTACCGCGCCCTGGGCATCGACCCGACGCCGGAAACCAACGCCAGCGTCCGCGACAACCTCGGCCGCCCGTACTACGTGGCCGGCGAGAAGCCGAACGAGAAGACCGGCTCCTACTGGATCAAAGACCTCGTCAGCTAAGTGAAATTGCACAGTAACGTGAGACGGCCGGGGAATCGATCCCCGGCCGTTTCTGTTTTTGGAAGTGGGGCAGGAACGCAATCCGCCGCGGATGAACGCAGATAACACGGATCAAGACAAGAAAGTAGCATCCAGAGGACCGGCGCGGTTTTCTCTTCTGAAATCCGTCTTCTGATCTGATCCGCGTTATCTGCGTTCATCTGCGGCGGATTTCTGACCGTCAACGATTACAGATCCTTCGACGACCGCGCCCGGAAGAACTGATCGAGCTTCTCTTTGCTCGCGTCCCCGGTCTTCAGCCCGTCCTTGAACCACTTCACGCGCTGCGCGGACGTACCGTGCGTGAATTTCTCCGGGTGAACGAAGCCGCCCGAGCGCTTCTGGAGCCGGTCGTCGCCGATCGCGTTGGCCGTTTTGATCGCGGCGTCCACATCGCCGGGTTCGATGAAATTGAATTTCTTCTGCCCGTGGTGCGCCCACACCCCAGCGAGGTAATCCGCCTGAAGTTCGAGACGCACAGAGCCGTCGTTGTCCTTGGGATCGGCGTGGTACCCCAGCAGGCGCTGGACGTGGTGCCCGACCTCGTGTGCGATCACATACGCCTTCGAGAAATCTGCTTTGGAGCCGCCGAGTTTCCGTTCGAGTTCGTCAAAGAACGTCGGATCAATGTACACCTTCTGGTCGGCCGGGCAGTAGAACGGGCCGACCGCGGACGGCGCGTGGCCGCACCCCGTATCGACGCTGTCGCTAAACAATTCCAGGTGCGGCTTCTTGTAGCGCGTCCCCATCTTGTGGAACTCGCTCTCCCACACGTCTTCCGTGGTGCCCAGTACCTTCTCGACAAACGTGCGCGTCTCCTTGTCCGGTGGTCCGCCAGGTCCAGCGGCCGGGCGGAGTCCCCCGAGGTCGACTCCAAAAACCAGTCCGAGAATGACGACGAGAATGCCACCCACTCCACCGATGGCCAGTTTCCCGCCCATCCCGCGACTATCCGTAACGTTGCTACTTTCCGGGGCGTCGTCGAGTTGCATTGGCTGGGTCTCTCGAAGGGTTTAGAAGCGCGCAGCTTCAGGTTTTCCGTTCGATGCTAACGGCGTGCCGTTGCAGTTCTTCCAGATCAACGTATTCCAGCGCGTGCATGTGAGTCGCTTCGAGAACGACCGGGCAGGCCATCCCCGCTTCGAGCGACTGCTTCCACCGCGTGATGCACACGCACCACCGGTCGCCGGGTCGCAACCCGGGGAACCCGTATACCGGAAACGGCGTGCTCAGGTCGTTACCGATTTGCTTCTGGTGTGCGAGGAACTCGGCCGTTACTTGGCAGCAAATCGTGTGCAACCCCTCGTCTTCCGCACCGGTGTTACAGCACCCGTCGCGGTAGAACCCGGTAAGCGGATTCGTGGAACACGTTTGTAGGGGACCACCGAGGACGTTCTTCGCGTTGGACGGCATGGCTAAGTTCCCGGAACGAGGGGGCGAGCATTCGCGCTCGTACTTCCCATGATAGCCAAGATCCGGGTCCGAACGATAACCGAGTCCATGATGAGCGTGTGAACGGCCGGGACGAGTTCCGGTTCAGTACCAGCCACTCGCGTTTCCGAGACCGATACCACCCCGTCGTTCGGGTCATTACCGAACGGACTCCAGCGCCCACACGGACCGGCGGTCCCGGCGATCAGCGTGAACGGCACTGCGAATTCGGGGAGCTTCGCGAACGCTTCCGGTGCCCCCAGGGACCGTCCGCAGTCGCACGTGTAAAGGCGGAAGGGCGGGAACCAGCGCCACGCGAGTGCAGCCATTCGCGGCACGGAGGCGGGAGTACCAAGCATCACAAAGTGGTGAACCTTCAACTCCGGCACCGCGGGCAGCGCCATGCGCAGCAGTAATCCGCCGAGCGAGTGCCCGACGAGACCAACCGGCTCCCCTCGAACTGCCAAAGCACGTAACCGAGTGGTGAGCCGACGAACGATTCGCGGAAGTGTTTCAAGAGTGGGAAGGTAGCCGAAGAATCGCGTGCGATGACCGGCCCGTCTCAATACGCCAGCTAGTCCGAATAGCGAGAGCGGTGTGCGGCCGAGGCCGTGGACGAGGAGCGTTTGCATAAACAATAAATTCGAAACCCGAAGCACGAAATTCGAAAGGGAAGCGGGCGTTCTTTACTTTTGAATTTCGAGCTTCGGGTTTCGAATTGACTCCCATTAAGACGGGAGCAGATCCTTCACCACTTCTTGTTCCTGAAGCAGTTCGTCCAGCGTCTTCTTGAACTTCTCCTGGCCGAATGCGTCGAGTTTCACGCCCTCAACGACCTTCCAGTTGTTGTCGCCGCTCGCGGTGCAGGGGTAGCCGAACACCAAGCCCGCGGGCACGCCGTACTCGCCCTTTGAGACGACCGCAGCGCTGGTCCAGTCGCCCGCCGCGGTACCGCGAACGAGGGTCTTGATGTGATCGATGGCCCCGTTCGCGGCCGAAAACGACGACGACACCTTCGTCGTGTCGATGATGAACTTCCCGCGGTCTTGCGTATTCGGCACGAACGTGTTTTCGAGCCACGCGTGGTCGGTGATGACGCTCGTCGCGGGTTGGCCGCCGATCTTCGCGTTGGTGAAGTCCGGGTACTGCGTGTTCGAGTGGTTGCCCCAAATCGTCACGCAGGTGACCGCGTCGTTAGTGACGCCGGCCTTCGCTGCCAGTGCGGACACCGCGCGGTTGTGGTCGAGCCGGGTCATCGCGTGCCAGCGGTCCGCGGGAACGTCCTTGCCGTTCTTGTAGGCGATGAGGCAGTTCGTGTTACACGGGTTGCCGACCACGAGAATGCGCACGTCGCTAGCGGCGTTCTTCGCGATCGCCTGCCCCTGCCCCACGAAGATCGGGCCGTTCTTGCGGATGAGGTCTTTGCGCTGTTCGCCCGGACCGCGCGGCGCGGCGCCCACGAGCAGCGCGTAGTTGCAGTCCTTGAACGCGACGTTCGCGTCGTCAGTGATGACGACGTCCTTGAGCGTCGAGAACCCGCAGTCTTGTAGTTCGTACATCGCGCCCTCGAGGTTCTTCAGCGCGACGGGCAGTTCGAGCAACTGGAGAATGACCTTCGTTTCCGGCCCGAACACTTCACCGGACGCGAGCCGAACAATGAGGCTACTGGAAACCCGACCGGCTGCACCGGTCACGGCCACACGAACGACCTTCGACATAAGGTGTACTCCGAACAGCGGCCCAACGGACCACCGGGTGAGGGTAATTGTGTTGATCTACGCCGGTGACAGCCCCAAACAAGAGCGGGACCGAGGCGCGATCCACAGAAACGAAATCGGGCCGCCGGATGAACTGGCGGCCCGATCATTGCTTTACTTAACAGGTAACGCTCACCGAATCAGTCGTTCGGCAGCACTTCACCACCCGAACGGCTGTGAAGCGCGGCAATGATGGCCAGTGTTGTGGAGTCCTTCAGGAACCGCACCGAGCCGTCGCCCATTGCAGCGTGTGCGCCGCCGGTGTGGAACCCGTAGATCTCGTTGTCGCTCGACCCGTTAACGGCCGCGGGGCCGGACCCTTGCGTACCGGCGGCCGGGTCCGCGCCGTTGATCCCGAACCAACTGTCCTGGTCGCCCCACCCACCGGCGGCACCATTTCCATCACGGTCGGCGCCGACCTTCGCTCCGCCGCGGCCGTACCGGAACGGGCGCCCCGCGTCCTCAACGAATAAGATCGTGTTGCTGGTCCCGTCGGTCACTGCGGTGAGCGCGATCGTTTTGTTGTACTCAAGGATGCCCGGCACGTTCATTGGGATCGCCTGCGTCCCGATGCTTTGGCTCACCCACGTGCCACCCGCGCCGGACGCCACCGCGTAGTCCGTCCGGCCCATACGGATCTGCGTGACCCCGCTGGGCAGGGTCGCGTACTTGCCCGAAGGGGTGTTGTAGACGAGGGTCGGTTCGAGTGGCGCGGCCGGACACATGAACGTCTTCACCGGTTGGGTGAACGCCATGAAGTTGCTCACAGCGTACCCGTCCACCTGCATGTTGATTTGGTTCGCCAAGTTCCCCTGCTCGATGTACGGCAGAATGAACGTGAGGCAGTAGTGGTTCGGCGCCTTGGTGTAGCTGCCGTCCGTCGTCATCGGGGGGAACGCGCTGTTGGCCGATTCAAAGTTGTGCGCGGCCAGTGCGAGTTGCTTCATGTTGTTGCTGCACGACATCCGGGCGGCCGCGGCCCGGACCTTTTGAACCGCGGGCAACAACAACCCGATCAGGATCGCGATGATCGCGATTACCACGAGTAGTTCGATGAGTGTGAAACCGGTACGGATCGAGCGAGACGCGCGCATGGTGAGTCCTCGAATTCAGAAATAAGGATCGGAGTAACAAGAACAGAATCGGATACGGTCGGACTATTTGTCCGTCTTGATACCGCCGGTGGGTTCCTTCGGAGCCGGCGCCTTCGGTATGGTCAGAGTGATTTCCGGCACTTGGTTATCCTTCGCTTCGACCGTGGCCTTGATCGCGGATTTGGCGGCCTTGTCGTAAGCTCCGCGGAGCAAGTCGGGGCGCCCGCCGTTCCCGTCCGGGGCCTTGCTCATATCCGGCCACACGACGGTCACGACGTACTCGCCCGCTTGCGCCCCGTCCCCCTCCTTGCTCGTCGTCAAAGCGAAGGAACCGTCCGGGCCGCACTTGCCGTAAGGCACCGGTTCGTTCGGGTTTTCGCGCCCCTTGCGGTGAAAGAACACGGTCGCGTCGCTCGCCGGTTTCCCGTCGACGCTGACCTTGCCCTTTACCGAGTACAACTTCGGCCCGGAGTCGCCGCATCCAGTGGCGCACGCGCTCACCACTCCCAAGATTGCCGCTAACAGAACGCGGGTGACCATACCCCCTCCGTAATTTGGTAAGAACAAATACGAAAGATCGTGGGCAGGGCGAGCCCACTGCGCAGCACAGATCAATTGACAGCGTATCATGACCAGAGAGATTTGATGCTACGAATCGCCCCACGCCCGTGTGTGGAGATTGAATGAATAATACGTTCAAATAATTTCACGTACCAGTGCTATCTGCGTGTCCTGGCGAAATTGTGGACAAGACGCCCCCTCTGTGCTTTACAGATAAGCTAACAGCACATCCAATTCGAAAGAGTCCAGTCGCTACAAATCACGCAATCCTCAACAATCCAACACATTTCAAACGCCGAGACCAAATACTCTCACGAATCAGCTTCATCTGCGTGCCCGCGCCCGACAACTCCGCGCGGCACTGGAATCGTCCCGGCCGAGCCATACCGTAACTAGTGAACGCGGACTCCGGCCCAGCGGCTCGCCAGCCGCCCCGAGCGCCGGACAAACTTGTAAACGGGGAGACAACTGAGATGGCCGTAAAGGTCGGGATCAACGGGTTCGGGCGCATCGGGCGGCTCGTGTTTCGCGCGCTGGTCGATCAGGGGCTGTTGGGCAAACAAGTGGACGTGGTCGCGGTCAACGATCTCGTGCCGGCGGACAACCTCGCGTACCTGCTCAAGTACGATTCGACCCAGGGCCGGTTCGCCGCGGAAGTGTCCAGCAAGAAGTCCGCGGGCGCGGCCGAGGACGACACCCTCGTCGTGAACGGGCACGAGATCAAGTCGCTGGGCCTGCGCGCCACGCCCGAGCAGATCCCCTGGAAGGATCTGGGCGTCGAGTACGTGATCGAGAGCACCGGGCTGTGGACCGCGGCCGCCAAAGCGCGCGGGCACATCACCGCGGGCGCGAAGAAGGTCATCATCTCGGCCCCGGCCCAAGAAGAAGACATCACGGTCGTGATGGGCGTCAACCACGACAAGTACGACGCCGCCAAGCACAACATCGTCTCCAACGCGAGCTGCACCACCAACTGCCTCGCGCCGCTCGTTCACGTGCTCCTCAAGGAGGGGTTCGGGATCGAAGAGGGGCTGATGACGACCGTCCACAGCTACACCGCGACCCAGAAGACGGTGGACGGCCCCGGCGGGAAGAAAGACTGGAAGGGCGGGCGCGCCGCGGCCGTGAACATCATCCCGAGCACCACCGGCGCGGCCCGGGCCGTCGGCCTCGTGTGCCCGGAGGTGAAGGGCAAGCTCACCGGCATGTCGTTCCGCGTGCCCACGCCGACCGTCTCCGTGGTCGACCTCACGGTTAAGACCATGAAGGCGACGAGCTACCAAGAAATCAGCGACGCGATGAAGCGTGCGAGCGAGACGTACCTCAAGGGCGTGCTCGTGTACACCGCCGACGACGTCGTCTCGTCGGACTTCATCCACGACCCGGCCAGCAGCATCTTCGACGCCGGCAGCGGCATCGAGCTGAACAACAAGTTCTTCAAGCTGGTCTCCTGGTACGACAACGAGTGGGGCTACAGCAACCGCTGCGTGGACCTGCTCAAGCACATGATCTCCAAGGCGTAATTCGGGACCGGAAAATCAGCCGCGGATGAACGCAGAGAACACGGATCAGAACAGTTCATATTCTTGAATCGTGTTTGATCCGTGTTCTCTGCGTTCATCCGCGGCTACTCTTCTTTTCTGAGGTTTTGATCCGTGGCCAAGAAGACCCTGAACGACCTCGGCGACCTGAAGGGCAAGAAGGTTCTCGTGCGCGTGGACTTCAACGTCCCGCTCGACAAGAAGACCGGGGCCGTGAAGAACGACCGGCGCATCCGGGCCGCGCTGCCGACCATCAAGCACCTCCTCGACGCCGGCGCGAGCGTGATCGCGATGAGCCACCTCGGGCGCCCGGAAAAGGCGACGCCGGAGGAGCGCAAGAACCTTACGATGGATAAGGTCGCCGCGAAGTTCGGCGAGTTGCTCGCCGTACCGGTGACGAAGGCCGCGAGCGACGTGGTCGGGCCGGCGGTCACGGCCGCGGCCGCCGCGCTCAAGCCCGGCGGGGTGCTGCTGCTCGAAAACCTGCGATTCGACCCGCGCGAGCAGAAGAACGATCCCGAGTTCGCGGCCGCGCTCGCGGCGCTCGGCGACGCCTACGTGAACGACGCCTTCGGCACTTGCCAGAACGACAAGGACACGTCGATGGTGGGCCTCCCGGCGAACCTGAAGGCCGCGGGCAAGCCGCGCGCGATCGGGCTGCTCGTCGCGAAGGAACTCGAGATCATCGACGGCCTCATGACCGAGCCGAAGCGCCCGGTGCTCGGGATCATGGGCGGGGCGAAGGTCTCCGACAAGATCGCCTTCATTAACACGCTCCTGGCAAAAGTCGATCACCTGCTCATCGGCGGGAAGATGACGTACACGTTCCTCAAGGCGCAGGGCGTGAACGTCGGCGCGACCCGCGTGGGCGACGAGGAAATCGAAGCGGCCAAGCCGCTGCTCGCGCACGTCGGCAAGAAGATCACGCTCCCGGTCGATTACGTCGCCGCAAAGAGCGACGACCTGCTCCAAACACAGGTTTGCGAAGGGCCGATCCCCGCGGGCTTCGAGGGCGTGGACATCGGCCCCAAGACGATCGAGCACTACAAGGCGCAAATCAAGGAATCGGCCACGATCATCTGGAACGGCCCGCTGGGGTGGTTCGAGCAGACCGCGTTCGCACGCGGCACGCAGTACATCGCCGAGGCGATGGCCGCGAGCGCGGGCGTGACCGTGGTGGGTGGAGGAGAAACGGCCGAGGCCGCCGAGCAGTTCGGGTTCGCCGAGAAGATGACCCACGTCTCGACCGGCGGCGGCGCCTTCCTCGCCTACGTTGAAGGTAAGAAGTTCCAGAGTCTGGCGCAAATCGACGATAAGTAAGGAAAGCGGAGCGGAGGTTTTGATAAGATTCACAGGATCAACAGGATAGAGAAACCGACCGGGCCTCAATCTCGTTAATCCTGGTAATCCTGTCAAAACCTCCTAGTCTTCACGCCAGTCGGTCGCCTTCGGACTTGCATTGGTGCCACCTTCGGGTTCAAAATACGTCACCGCTGGGGGAATGTGGAGTGGAGCGCATGGCGACGGAGCGGCCGAAGCGGGGCGTACCGGAAGGCCTGTGGATCCGGTGTACGAACTGCAAAACCACGGTGTATAAGAAGGAAGTCGTGGCCCGGCACCACGTGTGCCCGGACTGCGACCACCACTTCACCA
This region of Gemmata massiliana genomic DNA includes:
- a CDS encoding MFS transporter; translated protein: MAVPIEPGSQPLPAAKITRAEWGLILVLVAIQFTHMVDFVIIMPLGGRLMRELSLTEGQFAHIVSAYAWAAGIASLLASFVMDRFDRKSVLLTMYAGFTLSTLFCGFAAGYELLLVSRTLAGAFGGTAAVALMAVIGDVFPPEKRGRASGAVISSFAVASIAGLPAGLMLAEWFGRGAPFVALAGLSVLVWVLAWAKLPPIRGHLTAERPNRWAEFAEVVSNRGYLGAFAFSFFLVLGTFTVASFIGPYLTAVNDWTEGQLSQIYFVAGVCTLIGMTVVGRLADRLPRLGLFRVLGSAALVMAIVVTNLPPGPLWVAVIVMSGFMVAAAGRMVPVQALLLGVAKPKNRGAFMSVNTSVQHAATGLAPLIAGALVTIKPGVAIGYPDVGWVAAGTAAISLLLAGLLKPARADKSPLDAINSVEPASRAITPVAAEETAVEVAG
- a CDS encoding DUF1501 domain-containing protein, coding for MFGTTDRRHFMAHAAAGAAVAVPGLSFLANLKARAPELKKKQKSLIVLWMGGGPSTIDLWDMKPGSPNGGEHKPKPTAASGIEITEHMPKVAEQFKNLSIIRSLNSLEGDHARGTFIMNTGKQRSPILDYPSIGSVLSFQQNLDPEAAKNADIPAFISVGGSQVGSGFLGMKYAPFTVQNPGQPPENVSSAVADDRTVRRAAIFERLEGGLVQHSDKKPVMDAAQAHKEVYEKALSLVVSTRKEVFNLEKEIDGKTIDTKLKEEYGAAGTGANNFGRGCLLARKLVEAGVACVEVSLGGWDMHNGIFNALATRTLPTLDKGMGTLMKDLAQRGRLKDTVVVWMGDFGRTPRINQNGGRDHYPRAWSVVVGGGNIKGGVVYGATDKDGTAATDNPTNITDVYGTIYRALGIDPTPETNASVRDNLGRPYYVAGEKPNEKTGSYWIKDLVS
- the ypfJ gene encoding KPN_02809 family neutral zinc metallopeptidase yields the protein MQLDDAPESSNVTDSRGMGGKLAIGGVGGILVVILGLVFGVDLGGLRPAAGPGGPPDKETRTFVEKVLGTTEDVWESEFHKMGTRYKKPHLELFSDSVDTGCGHAPSAVGPFYCPADQKVYIDPTFFDELERKLGGSKADFSKAYVIAHEVGHHVQRLLGYHADPKDNDGSVRLELQADYLAGVWAHHGQKKFNFIEPGDVDAAIKTANAIGDDRLQKRSGGFVHPEKFTHGTSAQRVKWFKDGLKTGDASKEKLDQFFRARSSKDL
- a CDS encoding DUF2237 family protein produces the protein MPSNAKNVLGGPLQTCSTNPLTGFYRDGCCNTGAEDEGLHTICCQVTAEFLAHQKQIGNDLSTPFPVYGFPGLRPGDRWCVCITRWKQSLEAGMACPVVLEATHMHALEYVDLEELQRHAVSIERKT
- a CDS encoding esterase/lipase family protein; protein product: MQTLLVHGLGRTPLSLFGLAGVLRRAGHRTRFFGYLPTLETLPRIVRRLTTRLRALAVRGEPVGLVGHSLGGLLLRMALPAVPELKVHHFVMLGTPASVPRMAALAWRWFPPFRLYTCDCGRSLGAPEAFAKLPEFAVPFTLIAGTAGPCGRWSPFGNDPNDGVVSVSETRVAGTEPELVPAVHTLIMDSVIVRTRILAIMGSTSANARPLVPGT
- a CDS encoding malate dehydrogenase, with product MSKVVRVAVTGAAGRVSSSLIVRLASGEVFGPETKVILQLLELPVALKNLEGAMYELQDCGFSTLKDVVITDDANVAFKDCNYALLVGAAPRGPGEQRKDLIRKNGPIFVGQGQAIAKNAASDVRILVVGNPCNTNCLIAYKNGKDVPADRWHAMTRLDHNRAVSALAAKAGVTNDAVTCVTIWGNHSNTQYPDFTNAKIGGQPATSVITDHAWLENTFVPNTQDRGKFIIDTTKVSSSFSAANGAIDHIKTLVRGTAAGDWTSAAVVSKGEYGVPAGLVFGYPCTASGDNNWKVVEGVKLDAFGQEKFKKTLDELLQEQEVVKDLLPS
- a CDS encoding DUF1559 domain-containing protein, whose translation is MRASRSIRTGFTLIELLVVIAIIAILIGLLLPAVQKVRAAAARMSCSNNMKQLALAAHNFESANSAFPPMTTDGSYTKAPNHYCLTFILPYIEQGNLANQINMQVDGYAVSNFMAFTQPVKTFMCPAAPLEPTLVYNTPSGKYATLPSGVTQIRMGRTDYAVASGAGGTWVSQSIGTQAIPMNVPGILEYNKTIALTAVTDGTSNTILFVEDAGRPFRYGRGGAKVGADRDGNGAAGGWGDQDSWFGINGADPAAGTQGSGPAAVNGSSDNEIYGFHTGGAHAAMGDGSVRFLKDSTTLAIIAALHSRSGGEVLPND
- the gap gene encoding type I glyceraldehyde-3-phosphate dehydrogenase, which codes for MAVKVGINGFGRIGRLVFRALVDQGLLGKQVDVVAVNDLVPADNLAYLLKYDSTQGRFAAEVSSKKSAGAAEDDTLVVNGHEIKSLGLRATPEQIPWKDLGVEYVIESTGLWTAAAKARGHITAGAKKVIISAPAQEEDITVVMGVNHDKYDAAKHNIVSNASCTTNCLAPLVHVLLKEGFGIEEGLMTTVHSYTATQKTVDGPGGKKDWKGGRAAAVNIIPSTTGAARAVGLVCPEVKGKLTGMSFRVPTPTVSVVDLTVKTMKATSYQEISDAMKRASETYLKGVLVYTADDVVSSDFIHDPASSIFDAGSGIELNNKFFKLVSWYDNEWGYSNRCVDLLKHMISKA
- a CDS encoding phosphoglycerate kinase, encoding MAKKTLNDLGDLKGKKVLVRVDFNVPLDKKTGAVKNDRRIRAALPTIKHLLDAGASVIAMSHLGRPEKATPEERKNLTMDKVAAKFGELLAVPVTKAASDVVGPAVTAAAAALKPGGVLLLENLRFDPREQKNDPEFAAALAALGDAYVNDAFGTCQNDKDTSMVGLPANLKAAGKPRAIGLLVAKELEIIDGLMTEPKRPVLGIMGGAKVSDKIAFINTLLAKVDHLLIGGKMTYTFLKAQGVNVGATRVGDEEIEAAKPLLAHVGKKITLPVDYVAAKSDDLLQTQVCEGPIPAGFEGVDIGPKTIEHYKAQIKESATIIWNGPLGWFEQTAFARGTQYIAEAMAASAGVTVVGGGETAEAAEQFGFAEKMTHVSTGGGAFLAYVEGKKFQSLAQIDDK